In Methanosarcina barkeri MS, a single window of DNA contains:
- a CDS encoding GNAT family N-acetyltransferase, with amino-acid sequence MGKSHTEIKGLKIRKMRRDEAEFAIQMATGEGWNPGIHDGEIFYETDPEGFFIAEVEGDPIGCASAVAYDDFFSFFGLYVVKPEFREKGIGTKLTEKSLEHLENRNIGLDGVLENEKKYQEFMKFKSFYSNLRFEGIGGGKVLDGLVKISDVSFKSLLEYDREMFPAPRSTFLEKWIKQPDSYAFAAVESGKLKGYGVIRKCQSGYKIGPLFADDTITAEEIFLALKASVPEEVIYLDVPEPNKKAMEIANKYGMTVMFKTIRMYSREEPDINLEKVYGVTTFELG; translated from the coding sequence ATGGGAAAAAGTCATACAGAGATAAAAGGGCTAAAAATCCGGAAAATGAGGCGCGATGAAGCCGAATTTGCTATCCAAATGGCAACCGGCGAAGGATGGAACCCTGGCATCCATGACGGGGAAATTTTTTATGAAACTGACCCTGAAGGTTTTTTTATTGCAGAAGTTGAAGGAGATCCCATAGGCTGTGCCTCTGCTGTCGCATATGACGATTTCTTTAGTTTTTTTGGTCTCTATGTGGTTAAACCCGAATTCAGGGAAAAAGGAATTGGGACGAAATTAACTGAAAAATCCCTGGAACATCTGGAAAACAGGAATATAGGACTTGATGGAGTATTGGAAAACGAAAAGAAGTACCAGGAGTTTATGAAGTTCAAGTCCTTTTACAGCAACCTGCGTTTTGAAGGAATTGGAGGAGGAAAAGTTCTGGATGGGCTTGTGAAAATCTCAGACGTCTCATTTAAAAGCCTGCTTGAGTACGACAGGGAAATGTTTCCGGCTCCAAGGTCTACTTTTCTGGAAAAATGGATTAAACAACCTGATTCTTACGCCTTTGCAGCCGTTGAATCAGGAAAGCTGAAAGGATACGGCGTTATAAGGAAGTGCCAGAGCGGATACAAAATAGGCCCTCTTTTTGCCGATGACACGATAACGGCAGAAGAAATATTTCTGGCTCTCAAGGCCTCTGTTCCGGAAGAAGTCATATATCTTGATGTTCCGGAACCAAACAAAAAAGCAATGGAAATTGCAAATAAATATGGAATGACTGTAATGTTCAAAACTATCCGGATGTACAGCCGGGAAGAGCCTGATATAAACCTTGAAAAGGTTTACGGGGTCACAACTTTCGAGCTTGGGTGA